In Pseudomonas sp. MM213, a genomic segment contains:
- a CDS encoding vWA domain-containing protein → MDHGKQGKRHAARSGSINWPGTLLNGRPRQRQDVLFQLRTRSPHELWLVIVDASASTRRHQALSDAKGLLAQLFDDAYRQRAHLALLTASGHAPKWQVQGLKASSGLRHWLDGLGAGGGTPLLAALGEAGRWLAVRQKRFPAEQQRLLLVTDGRLKEWSGLPALACPGLLIDIERGPIRLGRARQLAAELQTDYRHIDELVSG, encoded by the coding sequence CTGGACCACGGCAAGCAGGGTAAGCGTCATGCCGCCCGCAGCGGCTCGATCAATTGGCCCGGCACCTTGCTCAACGGCCGCCCGCGCCAACGCCAGGATGTGCTGTTTCAATTGCGCACCCGTTCGCCCCATGAACTGTGGCTGGTGATCGTCGACGCCTCGGCCTCGACGCGCCGACACCAGGCCTTGAGCGACGCCAAGGGGCTATTGGCGCAGTTGTTCGACGACGCTTACCGCCAACGTGCGCACCTGGCGCTGCTGACGGCCAGCGGCCATGCGCCGAAGTGGCAAGTGCAAGGATTGAAAGCTTCCAGCGGGTTGCGCCACTGGCTCGATGGCCTTGGCGCGGGCGGCGGTACGCCGTTGCTGGCGGCACTGGGCGAAGCGGGGCGATGGCTCGCGGTCCGGCAAAAACGCTTTCCGGCGGAGCAGCAACGGTTGTTGCTGGTGACCGATGGCCGGTTGAAGGAGTGGTCGGGGTTGCCGGCGCTGGCGTGTCCGGGGCTGCTGATCGACATCGAGCGTGGACCGATCCGGCTGGGGCGGGCGCGGCAGTTGGCAGCGGAGCTGCAAACGGATTATCGGCATATTGATGAGCTGGTTTCAGGCTGA
- a CDS encoding TerC family protein, producing MEWIADPTAWLGLLTLIVLELVLGIDNLVFIAILADKLPPEQRDRARIIGLSLALLMRLGLLASISWLVTLTQPLFEVFEHSFSGRDLIMLFGGVFLLFKATMELHERLEGHVGQRSSNTAYALFWPIVAQIVVLDAVFSLDAVITAVGMVDELAVMMIAVIISIGLMIVASKPLTRFVNAHPTVIMLCLGFLMMIGFALTAEGLGFHIPKGYLYAAIGFSILIELFNQIARARRKKSMQGLRPMRERTAHAVLRLLGGRKLAVEEVGEEIADMLDNGEAPSEELFDRRERVMISGVLQLAERPIRTLMTVRADVDHIDLSDDAEAIRTRLMHSSYSRLPLIRDGAVDEPLGFVHKKELLKEYLAGNEPDLEHLARKTINLLDSYSILNALEQMRQASTHIAFVVNEFGDFVGVLTMTDILESIAGELPDASEIEGPDVVEEPGGFRVNGALNLMRVRQRTGFAVEPTEDYQTLAGLVMSMLDRLPMIGDSHEWEGWRMTVMAVEERRVTRVFLTRIGG from the coding sequence ATGGAATGGATAGCTGACCCCACCGCGTGGCTGGGCCTGTTGACGTTGATCGTGCTGGAGCTGGTGCTCGGCATCGACAACCTAGTGTTTATCGCGATCCTGGCGGACAAACTGCCGCCCGAGCAGCGTGACCGTGCGCGAATCATCGGTTTGTCCCTGGCCTTGCTGATGCGCCTGGGCCTGCTGGCGAGTATTTCCTGGCTGGTGACCCTGACCCAGCCGCTGTTCGAGGTGTTCGAGCACAGTTTCTCCGGCCGTGACCTGATCATGTTGTTCGGTGGTGTGTTCCTGTTGTTCAAGGCGACGATGGAATTGCACGAGCGACTTGAAGGCCATGTCGGCCAGCGCTCGTCCAACACGGCTTACGCGCTGTTCTGGCCGATCGTCGCGCAGATCGTGGTGCTCGACGCGGTGTTCTCCCTCGACGCGGTGATTACCGCCGTGGGCATGGTCGATGAGCTGGCGGTCATGATGATCGCGGTGATCATCTCCATCGGTCTGATGATTGTCGCCAGCAAGCCGCTGACCCGTTTCGTCAACGCACACCCGACGGTGATCATGCTGTGCCTGGGCTTCCTGATGATGATCGGCTTCGCGCTGACCGCTGAAGGCCTGGGCTTCCATATTCCGAAGGGCTACCTGTACGCGGCCATTGGTTTCTCGATCCTGATCGAGCTGTTCAACCAGATCGCCCGGGCGCGCCGCAAAAAGTCCATGCAGGGCCTGCGACCGATGCGCGAGCGCACGGCTCACGCGGTCTTGCGTTTGCTGGGTGGTCGCAAACTGGCGGTGGAAGAGGTCGGCGAAGAGATTGCCGACATGCTCGACAACGGCGAGGCGCCGAGCGAAGAGCTGTTCGACCGTCGCGAGCGGGTGATGATCAGCGGCGTGCTGCAACTGGCCGAGCGCCCGATTCGCACGTTGATGACGGTCCGCGCCGACGTCGATCACATCGACCTGTCCGACGACGCAGAAGCCATTCGTACACGGCTGATGCATTCGTCCTACTCGCGCCTGCCGTTGATACGCGACGGTGCGGTGGATGAGCCGCTGGGCTTCGTGCACAAGAAGGAATTGCTCAAGGAATACCTGGCCGGCAACGAGCCGGACCTTGAACATCTGGCGCGCAAGACCATCAACCTGCTGGACAGTTATTCGATCCTCAATGCCCTGGAACAGATGCGCCAGGCCTCGACGCACATCGCCTTTGTGGTCAATGAGTTCGGTGACTTCGTTGGCGTGCTGACCATGACCGACATTCTTGAATCGATTGCCGGTGAGTTGCCCGACGCCAGCGAAATCGAGGGGCCGGACGTGGTGGAAGAGCCGGGCGGGTTCAGGGTCAATGGTGCGTTGAACCTGATGCGGGTTCGCCAGCGGACCGGGTTCGCCGTAGAACCGACCGAGGACTATCAGACCTTGGCGGGGCTGGTGATGAGCATGCTGGATCGACTGCCGATGATTGGCGACAGCCATGAGTGGGAAGGCTGGCGCATGACGGTGATGGCGGTTGAAGAGCGGCGGGTGACGCGGGTGTTTCTGACGCGGATCGGCGGGTGA
- a CDS encoding MFS transporter, with product MSRVNPRLTLLTASGVCSLIVLDTNIVAVTLPTIARDLGANFADIEWVVSAYMLAFAALLLPAGSIADRFGRQKTLLCGLGIFILASIGCGAAPNALFLDIARAIKGVGAALLLTSALASIGHTFHDEVERAKAWAFWGACMGVAMTAAPTVGGLITEFIGWRWIFYLNLPVGLFLMVMVWRAVPESRDPQSARLDPWGSLAFSGSLLCLIWGLIEANRIGWNNPITYARLIGGALLLGLFVVIERMQRRPMVDLQLFKHPRFIGALLGMFAYAGCAQVMMTLLPFYLQNGLGFSAIASGLGMLPFALTMLICPRIGVRLASRFAPATLMATGLTLVGSGNLLSAWAVSSGGYLPFALAIAVTGAGAGLLNGDTQKNIMACVPRERTGMASGMSTTMRFSAIVLAIGVYGALLSSHAEQLLRADLSAQGAQWLAQTQGIASRVVAGDMPAALDLLPEAARGVVEPLARQAFVGGFSLLLLVAGLLALLGALVVGTLMRNPIPAPSAAAISAKA from the coding sequence ATGAGCCGCGTCAATCCGCGCCTCACATTGCTGACCGCCTCTGGCGTGTGTTCGTTGATCGTCCTCGATACCAACATCGTCGCCGTCACCCTGCCGACGATCGCCCGGGACCTGGGTGCCAATTTTGCCGACATCGAATGGGTGGTCAGCGCTTACATGCTCGCCTTCGCCGCCCTGTTGCTGCCGGCGGGCAGCATCGCCGACCGCTTCGGCCGGCAGAAAACCCTGCTCTGTGGCCTGGGCATTTTCATTCTGGCGTCCATCGGTTGCGGTGCTGCGCCCAACGCGTTGTTCCTCGACATCGCACGGGCGATCAAGGGGGTCGGCGCGGCGTTGCTGCTAACCTCGGCCCTGGCCTCTATCGGCCATACGTTTCACGATGAAGTGGAACGAGCCAAAGCCTGGGCGTTCTGGGGCGCGTGCATGGGCGTGGCGATGACCGCCGCGCCGACCGTCGGCGGTTTGATCACTGAGTTCATTGGCTGGCGCTGGATCTTCTACCTCAATTTACCGGTGGGCCTGTTCCTGATGGTCATGGTCTGGCGTGCGGTGCCGGAATCCCGCGACCCTCAATCCGCGCGCCTCGATCCGTGGGGCAGCCTGGCGTTCAGTGGCAGTTTGCTGTGCCTGATCTGGGGCCTGATCGAGGCCAACCGGATCGGCTGGAACAACCCGATCACTTACGCCCGACTGATCGGCGGTGCGCTGTTACTGGGTTTGTTCGTCGTGATCGAGCGGATGCAGCGGCGGCCGATGGTCGACCTGCAATTGTTCAAACATCCACGCTTCATCGGCGCGCTGCTGGGGATGTTTGCCTACGCCGGTTGCGCGCAGGTGATGATGACGTTGCTGCCGTTTTATCTGCAAAACGGCCTAGGTTTCTCGGCCATCGCCTCAGGGTTGGGCATGTTGCCGTTTGCCCTGACCATGTTGATTTGCCCGCGTATCGGCGTGCGTCTGGCCAGTCGGTTTGCCCCGGCCACGTTGATGGCGACCGGTTTGACCCTGGTCGGCAGCGGCAATCTGCTCAGTGCCTGGGCGGTCAGCAGCGGCGGTTACCTGCCTTTTGCCCTGGCGATTGCCGTCACCGGCGCGGGGGCCGGGCTGCTCAATGGCGACACGCAGAAAAACATCATGGCCTGCGTGCCCAGGGAACGCACCGGGATGGCCTCGGGCATGAGCACCACCATGCGTTTCAGTGCGATCGTGCTGGCCATCGGCGTGTACGGCGCGTTGCTGTCCAGCCATGCCGAACAGTTGTTGCGCGCAGACTTGTCGGCACAAGGCGCGCAATGGCTCGCCCAGACCCAAGGCATCGCGTCGCGGGTGGTGGCCGGTGACATGCCGGCAGCGCTGGACCTGTTGCCGGAAGCCGCGCGCGGCGTGGTCGAACCGTTGGCTCGACAGGCGTTCGTCGGCGGCTTCAGTCTCTTGTTGTTGGTCGCCGGATTACTCGCATTGCTGGGGGCGTTGGTGGTGGGCACGCTGATGCGCAATCCGATTCCCGCCCCATCGGCTGCCGCCATCAGCGCGAAGGCTTGA
- a CDS encoding monovalent cation:proton antiporter-2 (CPA2) family protein yields the protein MPHEGNLLQAAVVFLFAAVLTVPLAKRLQLGAVLGYLFAGVIIGPSVLGLIGNPQSVSHISELGVVLLLFIIGLELSPRRLWVMRKSVFGVGLAQVLLTGSVIGVVALFVFGQPLNSAIVLGLGLALSSTAFGLQSLAERKELTSPHGRLAFAILLFQDIAAIPLIAMVPLLAGGDHTTTATEDLNHGLRVLGSIAVVVIGGRYLLRPVFRVVARTGLPEVSTATALLVVIGTAWLMDLVGVSMALGAFLAGLLLADSEYRHELEAQIEPFKGLLLGLFFISVGMGANLSLLLSAPITVLGLTLLLIAIKLPLLFVVGRLAGGLGKVSAIRLGIVLAAGGEFAFVVFKIGRDQGLFEPRLYDLLVLTITLSMAVTPLLLLICARLVSPKVQPVVVPEKFREIDTDEPRVVIAGMGRMGQIVARILRAQNIKFVALDTSVETIELSRSFGGVPVFYGDPMRPEILSAAKIEHAEYFIIATDDPDTNIKTAEVVHRLYPHIKIIARARNRQHVHRLVDLGAEAIRETYYSSLEMSRRTLVGLGLTQAQADARIKRFQHHDEQVLEAQHAVYDDAAKVLQTAQEARAELAKLFESDQLEEQSAKG from the coding sequence ATGCCCCATGAAGGCAACCTGTTGCAAGCCGCTGTCGTGTTCCTGTTCGCGGCGGTGCTCACCGTTCCTTTAGCCAAGCGCCTGCAACTCGGGGCGGTGCTGGGTTATCTGTTTGCCGGGGTGATCATCGGGCCGTCGGTACTGGGGCTGATCGGCAACCCGCAAAGCGTCAGTCATATTTCCGAACTCGGCGTGGTGTTGCTGCTGTTTATCATCGGCCTGGAGCTGTCGCCGCGACGCTTGTGGGTGATGCGCAAATCGGTGTTTGGCGTCGGTCTGGCGCAGGTGCTGCTGACCGGATCGGTGATTGGCGTGGTGGCGCTGTTCGTGTTTGGCCAGCCGTTGAACAGCGCGATTGTGCTGGGGCTGGGCCTGGCACTGTCCTCCACGGCCTTCGGCCTGCAAAGCCTGGCCGAACGCAAGGAATTGACCAGCCCCCATGGGCGTCTGGCATTCGCGATTCTGCTGTTCCAGGACATCGCAGCGATCCCGCTGATCGCCATGGTGCCGTTGCTGGCGGGCGGTGATCACACCACCACCGCGACCGAGGATTTGAACCACGGCTTGCGCGTTTTGGGCAGCATCGCCGTGGTGGTGATCGGCGGACGGTATCTGCTGCGGCCGGTGTTCCGTGTGGTCGCCCGCACCGGTCTGCCGGAGGTTTCCACCGCCACCGCGTTGCTGGTGGTGATCGGCACGGCGTGGCTGATGGATCTGGTCGGCGTATCGATGGCACTGGGCGCGTTCCTCGCCGGTTTGCTGCTGGCGGATTCCGAATACCGCCACGAACTGGAAGCGCAGATCGAACCGTTCAAAGGCCTGCTGCTGGGGCTGTTTTTCATCAGCGTCGGCATGGGCGCGAATCTCAGCCTGCTGCTCAGCGCGCCGATCACGGTGCTGGGCCTGACCCTGCTGCTGATCGCCATCAAGCTGCCGCTGCTGTTTGTCGTGGGGCGGCTGGCTGGCGGTTTGGGCAAGGTCAGTGCGATTCGTCTCGGTATCGTACTGGCGGCGGGCGGTGAGTTTGCGTTTGTGGTGTTCAAGATCGGTCGCGACCAGGGTTTGTTCGAACCGCGCCTGTACGATCTGCTGGTGCTGACCATCACCCTGTCCATGGCGGTGACGCCGTTGTTGTTGCTGATCTGCGCGCGACTGGTCAGCCCCAAGGTACAGCCGGTGGTGGTGCCGGAGAAATTCCGCGAGATCGACACCGACGAGCCGCGTGTGGTGATTGCCGGCATGGGCCGGATGGGGCAGATCGTCGCCCGTATCCTGCGCGCGCAGAACATCAAGTTCGTCGCCCTCGACACCTCGGTGGAAACCATCGAACTGTCGCGCAGCTTTGGCGGCGTGCCGGTGTTCTACGGCGACCCGATGCGCCCGGAAATCCTCAGCGCGGCCAAGATCGAGCACGCGGAATATTTCATCATCGCCACCGATGACCCGGACACCAACATCAAGACCGCCGAGGTGGTGCACCGGCTGTACCCGCACATCAAGATCATCGCCCGCGCCCGTAACCGTCAGCATGTACACCGGTTGGTGGACCTGGGGGCCGAGGCGATTCGGGAAACCTATTATTCGAGCCTGGAAATGAGCCGGCGCACGCTGGTGGGATTGGGCCTGACCCAGGCGCAGGCCGATGCGCGGATCAAGCGTTTCCAGCATCACGACGAGCAAGTGCTGGAAGCGCAGCATGCGGTGTATGACGATGCGGCGAAGGTGTTGCAGACCGCGCAGGAGGCCAGGGCGGAACTGGCGAAGCTGTTTGAGTCGGATCAGCTGGAAGAGCAATCCGCGAAGGGTTGA
- a CDS encoding NADH:flavin oxidoreductase/NADH oxidase family protein — MSPFQALNLPNGQTIGNRIAKAAMEENLADTGQAPSDALFRLYQAWAGGEAGLLLTGNVMIDRRAMTGPGGVVLEDERDMERFRQWATIGRSGGAQFWVQLNHPGRQTMANLGQQAWAPSAVALDLGSFSKMFAEPKPMSEGDIAEVITRFATSAALAEKAGFTGVQIHAAHGYLISQFLSPLTNRRTDRWGGSLENRARLLLDVISAVRQAVSPKFCVSVKLNSADFQRGGFDADDARQVIQWLNDQPIDLLELSGGSYEAPAMQGEARDGRTLAREAYFLEMAGELASVARMPVMVTGGIRRLAIVEQVLDSGIAMAGIGTALALEPQLVKHWREGRNSHPQLPPIHWKRKPLAALASMAVVKFQLQRLSRGRKPRPEVSAVWALILDRLYIGRRTRQYRQAMGK, encoded by the coding sequence ATGTCGCCCTTCCAAGCGTTGAATTTGCCCAACGGCCAGACAATCGGCAATCGCATTGCCAAAGCGGCGATGGAAGAGAACCTTGCCGACACCGGGCAGGCGCCGTCCGATGCACTGTTTCGCTTGTACCAGGCCTGGGCCGGGGGCGAAGCCGGGTTGTTGCTGACGGGCAATGTGATGATCGACCGCCGCGCCATGACCGGCCCCGGTGGCGTGGTGCTGGAAGATGAACGCGACATGGAACGCTTTCGCCAATGGGCAACGATTGGCCGCTCCGGTGGCGCGCAATTCTGGGTGCAGCTCAATCATCCGGGGCGCCAGACCATGGCCAACCTCGGCCAGCAAGCGTGGGCGCCCTCGGCGGTGGCACTGGATCTCGGTTCATTTTCCAAGATGTTTGCCGAACCCAAACCGATGTCCGAGGGCGATATCGCCGAGGTAATCACGCGCTTCGCCACCAGCGCTGCCCTCGCCGAAAAGGCCGGCTTCACCGGCGTGCAGATTCATGCGGCGCACGGCTACCTGATCAGCCAGTTCCTGTCGCCATTGACCAATCGCCGCACCGACCGTTGGGGCGGATCCCTGGAGAATCGCGCACGCTTGTTGCTCGACGTGATCAGCGCCGTTCGCCAGGCCGTATCACCGAAATTCTGCGTCTCGGTAAAACTCAACTCGGCCGACTTCCAGCGCGGTGGCTTCGACGCCGACGATGCCCGCCAAGTGATCCAGTGGCTCAACGATCAGCCGATCGATTTGCTTGAGTTGTCGGGCGGCAGCTACGAAGCACCGGCCATGCAGGGCGAGGCACGCGATGGCCGGACCCTGGCGCGGGAAGCGTACTTTTTGGAAATGGCCGGTGAATTGGCGAGCGTGGCGCGTATGCCGGTAATGGTGACCGGCGGGATTCGGCGTTTGGCGATCGTCGAACAAGTGCTCGACAGCGGCATCGCCATGGCCGGCATCGGCACCGCGTTGGCCCTCGAACCGCAGTTGGTCAAACACTGGCGCGAAGGCCGGAACAGCCATCCGCAACTGCCGCCGATCCACTGGAAACGCAAACCGTTGGCGGCATTGGCGAGCATGGCTGTGGTGAAATTCCAGCTCCAGCGCCTGAGCCGTGGCCGCAAGCCCCGGCCTGAGGTATCGGCAGTCTGGGCGCTGATCCTTGACCGTTTGTACATTGGCCGGCGTACGCGGCAGTACCGACAGGCGATGGGGAAGTAA
- a CDS encoding phospholipase D-like domain-containing protein, with product MRVLATNSQDDFRVKAYAGTNGVLLAMDLAESRRKGLLGFAIEKQQGSKPWLFLFNSLTFPGKAHTFPQFHATPSDLAPLQKFRWADYAVNPGMTIHYRIHLAYGSADAPQLGEFLEVTVTSDNGLPHNQSVIFNRAVAASQAFQRKFPDLDALISANKNLPIEAWPDAPRQWLENGLLGRLLGFIERALDGQWALDIAIYEYELQVIVDAVNAAFERGVKVRVLYHAQPDDDDTVINQASLEKIPAANKRGRVTHNIFHNKFMVLSQVDAAGQLQPEAVLCGSTNFTPNGVYRQANVVHVLDDARISASYLQTFEQVWATPDDVGATRQWITQHNPIDPQQPLFAGFSPRSGQGDLRAFVEIINAAKKDVLFVTAFALPDDILNALLGQPHDDILRYGLQNTASRITGFHADRSAEFAATALLNTGLEGWLRENMKGQKGNLLVHTKAVVTDFTSDAPTIISGSHNLSAAASNGNDENYLIVRGDTDLADRYGLELLRFYEHYRFRYFAKKLALKQVQPLKVDDSWTDDYYLAGDLRQLSRLRFSGR from the coding sequence ATGCGTGTTCTAGCCACAAACAGTCAGGACGATTTCCGCGTCAAAGCCTACGCCGGCACCAACGGCGTGCTGCTGGCCATGGACCTGGCCGAATCCCGCCGCAAGGGCCTGCTGGGTTTCGCCATCGAAAAACAGCAAGGCAGCAAACCCTGGTTGTTCCTGTTCAATAGCCTGACGTTCCCCGGCAAGGCTCATACGTTCCCGCAGTTTCACGCCACCCCAAGCGACCTCGCGCCGTTGCAGAAATTTCGCTGGGCCGATTACGCGGTCAATCCGGGGATGACGATCCATTACCGAATCCACCTCGCCTATGGCAGCGCCGATGCACCGCAGCTGGGCGAATTTCTGGAGGTAACCGTCACGTCCGACAACGGCCTGCCGCACAATCAGAGTGTGATTTTCAACCGCGCGGTGGCCGCCAGTCAGGCATTCCAGCGCAAGTTTCCCGACCTCGACGCGTTGATCAGCGCCAACAAGAACCTGCCCATCGAGGCCTGGCCCGATGCGCCGCGCCAGTGGCTGGAAAACGGTTTGCTCGGGCGCTTGCTGGGGTTTATCGAACGGGCGCTGGATGGTCAGTGGGCGCTGGACATTGCCATTTACGAGTACGAGTTGCAGGTGATAGTCGATGCCGTCAACGCGGCGTTCGAACGGGGTGTGAAGGTTCGCGTGCTGTATCACGCACAACCCGACGATGACGACACCGTCATCAACCAGGCCAGCCTGGAAAAAATCCCGGCGGCGAACAAGCGCGGGCGTGTCACTCACAATATCTTCCACAACAAATTCATGGTGCTGAGCCAGGTTGATGCCGCCGGGCAGCTTCAGCCTGAAGCGGTGCTGTGCGGCAGCACCAACTTCACGCCCAATGGCGTTTATCGACAGGCCAACGTGGTGCATGTGCTGGACGACGCGCGCATCAGCGCCAGCTATCTGCAGACCTTCGAGCAAGTCTGGGCGACACCGGACGACGTCGGCGCCACCCGGCAATGGATCACGCAACACAACCCGATAGACCCGCAGCAACCGCTGTTCGCCGGGTTCTCACCGCGTTCGGGGCAGGGTGATTTGCGGGCGTTTGTCGAGATCATCAACGCCGCGAAAAAGGACGTGCTGTTTGTCACCGCGTTCGCCTTGCCCGACGACATTCTCAACGCGCTGCTCGGCCAGCCCCACGACGATATTTTGCGTTACGGCCTGCAAAACACCGCCAGTCGCATCACCGGTTTTCACGCTGATCGCAGCGCCGAATTTGCCGCGACTGCGCTGCTCAACACCGGGCTGGAAGGCTGGCTTCGAGAGAACATGAAGGGCCAGAAGGGCAATTTGCTGGTGCACACCAAAGCCGTGGTCACCGACTTCACCAGCGACGCGCCGACGATCATCAGCGGCAGCCACAACCTCAGCGCTGCGGCCAGTAACGGCAACGACGAGAACTATCTGATCGTGCGCGGCGATACCGATCTGGCTGATCGTTATGGTTTGGAGTTGCTGCGGTTTTACGAACATTACCGCTTTCGCTACTTCGCGAAGAAGCTTGCGCTCAAACAGGTGCAGCCGTTGAAGGTGGATGACAGCTGGACTGATGATTACTACCTGGCGGGGGATTTGCGGCAGCTGTCCAGATTGCGATTCTCCGGACGGTAA
- a CDS encoding LysR family transcriptional regulator, which translates to MDIRHFRYFLAVARQGNFTRAAEQLGIAPPTLTRQIQDMENELGTRLFVRQTREVSLTEAGAALLIEAEATVRQFEYAQRNAQRAGRGDIGHIELGYVASAVYSGLLQKQVQAFSRECPDVSLNVRESPMASLPAMVLEGRFDIGYVRSPMTLPEGLEAIRLDAEGFVLALSSESWLCRLTEIGPEHLQGETFILPEQISGTLQVAAEGGFAPKLGAQPGGLVAVLALVSLGQGVAVVPESVVGHVGLPGVVYRSIKGCEASSWLSLVYRRFEKSAAVVRYIERVKNR; encoded by the coding sequence ATGGACATACGGCATTTCCGCTACTTTCTGGCCGTTGCCCGGCAAGGCAACTTCACGCGTGCTGCCGAACAACTCGGTATCGCACCGCCGACCCTGACTCGACAGATCCAGGACATGGAAAACGAACTCGGCACGCGACTGTTCGTGCGCCAGACCCGTGAAGTCAGCCTGACCGAAGCCGGCGCCGCACTGCTGATCGAAGCCGAGGCGACGGTGCGGCAATTCGAGTACGCCCAACGCAACGCCCAGCGCGCCGGGCGAGGGGATATCGGTCATATCGAGTTGGGTTACGTGGCCTCTGCGGTGTACTCGGGCCTGCTGCAAAAGCAGGTGCAGGCGTTCAGCCGCGAATGCCCGGACGTCAGCCTCAACGTGCGCGAAAGCCCGATGGCGAGCTTGCCGGCGATGGTCCTCGAAGGCCGGTTCGATATCGGTTATGTGCGTTCACCCATGACGTTGCCCGAGGGGCTGGAAGCCATTCGCCTCGACGCGGAAGGTTTTGTGCTGGCGCTGTCGAGCGAGTCGTGGCTGTGCCGTTTGACCGAGATCGGCCCGGAGCATTTGCAGGGCGAGACGTTCATCCTGCCGGAGCAGATCAGCGGCACCTTGCAAGTCGCCGCCGAGGGCGGGTTTGCGCCGAAACTCGGGGCGCAACCCGGCGGGCTGGTGGCGGTGCTGGCGCTGGTGTCGCTGGGGCAGGGCGTGGCGGTGGTGCCGGAGTCGGTGGTCGGGCACGTCGGGTTGCCCGGTGTGGTTTACCGGTCGATCAAAGGGTGTGAGGCGAGCTCGTGGTTGTCGTTGGTTTATCGGCGGTTTGAGAAGTCAGCTGCGGTGGTGCGGTATATCGAGCGGGTGAAAAACCGTTAA
- a CDS encoding ATP-binding protein, producing MTDTPHFPLSAVVGADDLKLALYLTAIDPKIGGVLIEGPRGMAKSTLARGLADLLASGQFVTLPLGATEERLVGTLDLDAALSEGRAQFSPGVLAKADGGVLYVDEVNLLPDHLVDLLLDVAASGTNLIERDGISHRHSAKFVLIGTMNPEEGELRPQLLDRFGLNVALSGHTAPAQRGQIIRRRLDFDSDPQRFCAEWESQQQSLRERCQTARSTLASIPLDDEALAQITERCFAAGVDGLRADLVWLRAARAHAAWRGASAIAEEDIDAVAEFALRHRRREQSPSAPQQARQSAPQPSSPSEGQGQWGEMPAQALPVGARREVPSWPKKP from the coding sequence ATGACCGACACCCCGCATTTCCCCTTATCCGCCGTGGTCGGCGCCGACGATCTCAAACTCGCTTTGTACCTCACCGCCATCGACCCGAAAATCGGCGGCGTGCTGATCGAAGGTCCACGCGGCATGGCCAAATCCACCCTGGCCCGAGGCCTCGCGGACCTGCTCGCCAGCGGTCAGTTCGTCACCTTGCCGCTGGGTGCCACTGAAGAACGCCTGGTCGGCACCCTCGACCTTGACGCCGCCCTGAGCGAAGGTCGTGCGCAGTTTTCGCCCGGCGTACTGGCCAAGGCTGACGGCGGCGTGCTCTACGTCGATGAAGTCAATCTGCTGCCCGATCACCTGGTGGACTTGCTGCTCGACGTCGCCGCCAGCGGCACCAACCTGATCGAGCGTGACGGCATTTCCCATCGGCATTCGGCAAAGTTCGTGTTGATCGGCACCATGAATCCGGAAGAGGGCGAGTTGCGTCCGCAACTGCTCGACCGCTTTGGCCTGAACGTCGCCCTCAGCGGTCATACCGCACCCGCCCAGCGTGGGCAGATCATCCGTCGGCGGCTGGATTTCGACAGCGATCCGCAACGCTTCTGCGCCGAGTGGGAAAGCCAGCAGCAGTCTTTGCGTGAGCGTTGCCAGACAGCGCGCAGCACACTGGCGAGCATCCCCCTGGACGATGAGGCGCTGGCACAGATTACCGAGCGCTGTTTCGCCGCCGGTGTCGATGGGCTGCGCGCTGACCTGGTCTGGCTGCGTGCCGCCCGTGCCCATGCGGCGTGGCGGGGGGCGAGCGCCATTGCCGAGGAAGATATCGATGCCGTTGCCGAGTTCGCCTTGCGCCATCGTCGTCGCGAACAGTCGCCATCGGCGCCGCAACAGGCCCGGCAATCCGCGCCGCAACCATCCAGCCCGAGCGAAGGTCAGGGCCAATGGGGCGAAATGCCGGCGCAGGCGCTGCCGGTCGGTGCTCGACGTGAAGTGCCGAGCTGGCCAAAAAAGCCCTAG